The DNA window GATCGGGTTCAGatatgatattaacatattttattcttGTCCAAGTCTAATCCGGCtcaaaatatgagattaaaattttgttcaagtttGTCTATGTTTATAAAATACTAATTCAAGCCTATTTTAAATCCAtccatattatttaaaaaaattaaaaatatacttatattactttaatttaatatttaataatttttttataatcatcttaatgttattttaatgtttatattaaaataatattatacttAAAAATGGGTCGGACCGGTCATGGGCTTATTGAATGTTCAAGCTCGAGCCTGAATAATTTTCGAGTcttatatttttaccaaaatccttctaattttttaataaatttttagtcTAAACGTGTAACCCAATCTAAGAATAGATCTAAAATTaactactaaaaaaattaatttgtctaGTGATATTGCTTCATTATTTACCTTTTTTCTCGTTAAAAGAACAATGAGCAACCTTCGTGACATGTAGGAATAAAATGATTCCTCTTAATTTTTTGCCGTAATTGCTGATGTGGACTTTTAATAAGCCTTTCACATATCATTAAATCCAAATCAGCAACTACAAGTTCATATCAACAATGTAAAAAACTGATGAAGGAACTATTTCGCTATTGTTTGTAAAATACAAGATCAGTTAACTCATTTTTCAAGTAGATGGATGAAAATTAAACTAAGGGTTGAGCTTGGTTTTTCAAGTGCAAACAAAAGTCAATGTGCAAAGATCCAGGATTAGTGTGAACTAAGAAGACTGTGAATGGGGTTTAGGCTCGTACTTGTGCAAAAAAGAATCCGCGACAAGGGCATAGTTGTCCCGAAAGAAGAcccttttagcacttatcaattGTCCTGATCTGGTCACGGCTCACAATTCCCTATAAAAGGCAACACAATTGAATAtaccattttatattttatttctaataaGATAAACACGCTTGCAAGTTCATAGCAAACGACGCCATTCTCCACCTCATAGGAACACTCCACTGTATAATTTTCTGACAAGAAAATTAGGAAAAGGACAAAACCCCCTGTTTCATTGTAATTTAGATTCCATTGCTAAGATGAGTCTTAACTCGGTTATGATGCAGCTTTAATCTCCATCCAATTTGCCTTTCCCAGTTTCACCATTTCCAAATCAAGCTTTCCAATATCGCTTTAAATGTGGGTTTACGACAACACCTATGGCTCAGTAGTTGCATTGCAGGTTCGAGCGGTATGTTGCAGTAGccagtaatattttaagggtaaactacaggTCACCTAACTGTTGTTCTTTTAGTCAGTTatcaatttttctaatttaattatttaactattcttttatatattatattgatttagttataatttttaaaatttacaaaaaaaaaaaaacatctccAACTTAATTCTCAAAATTTACCTTCCTCTTTCGTTTCTAAAACACAAAAACAAGTACAAATCTCAAAGACagaaacacaaataaaaataatcattgtGAGAGAAAAAAAATACTCGAGCAATATATCTGCTGATTCCATCTTGTTTTCTTAAACAagaaaattagtttttatattgCTGACAGTTTATCCATTAGTTCATAGTGAAATACTAAGCTTTTGATATTTTTCCCCCTATTCAAAAGCTTCTAAAAACATATTACACATAAATGATTCGTTGACTTTTGCATTGAATCTTTGTATAGCCGCAACTTCGGGAATGAAAAATGGGTGAGATTATGGTTCTCATGATGAGTATGACGTTCTTTATATGCTTTGTTGTGTGGGGATTTGTAATTGCATTTTCATATGGAAATATGGAAGGTGATGATGAGCAGAAGGAAGATGGTGTAAAAAAGGAACCTGAAGATGGCAGCGATGCAGATGAAGTTTTGGCAGCCACTAAAGTTATTGTTGAAGTCAACAACAATATTGCTGAAGCCATTGGTGATATTGATGGTGATGAAACTGTAGATGTTGGCGTGCATGTCTGTTGTATCTTTTGTTCATGATATTTAGCGTGAAGGTGGAGGCAACAATGCTAGTGGCAGTGGGAGAAGAGGAAGAAGGAgataaattttgaggatgaaattgagaattcttaaattgatataatatgtaaaattaaaggttaaatttgttattatatttatgtttaaactGTCACATCATCTTACTGTTAAAAATTTAACGGTACTAaacaaaaaatgaacaaaaaaataatcTCGATTAATTAagtgatcaaattaaaaaattgataattgggTGACAAATAAGAAAAAGTGACAATAATTAggtgattaaattaaaacaaattaataattagtGAAAGAAAAAGGACAATATTGAGTGACCTGTTATGCAATTTACCCGTATTTTAACAACAGGAAAAAGTACATTTCAGGAGGGTAACTTCGTCATTAAATCGGAatataacaattttaattttctgGCTCTCTGCCCCTAGTTGGTTTCACCATCACCACCGAGTAGAGTAACAGCCAACATTTTCATGTTCGAAGAAGCTTTGTTTGCTGTGAAAGATAGTTTCTTGAAGATGAAAGACCCTCCATTGGTGAAAGCTGCAGTGGTAAAAGCAATAGATCTTTAGACTAAGTAAAATTAACTCACAGCTCATTTTGTTTCCCTCTTTACTGTTTAGTTGcttcaaattttagaaaaaaaaagttgatctGTGGCAGAAGGGTGAAGCAAGAAAAAAATGGGGTGTTGGTACTCAAGGATCGATAGGGAAGAGATTGTTTCGCGTTGCAAGGCGAGAAAGAGATACATGAAACAGTTAGTTAAAGCAAGACAAACTCTTGGTGCTTCACATTCTATGTATCTACGCTCTTTACGAGGCACAGGCTCAGCTCTCCTTCAGTTTTCCAGCAATGAAACTACTACCCACTCCCACCACCATACTACTCCGCCGCCTCAACAGCCGGCATTGCCGCCGCCAATGAGTCCTAGTTCAGACACTTGGACATCTGCTAACACGGCCTCCCCTGTTCTGCCGCCGCCTTCTCCTCCTCAATCCAGTAACTGGGACTTTTGGGATCCATTTGTTCCAGCTACAGAGTCACGGTCAGCCACAGAGGAGGAATGGGAGGCTTCCACGTCAGTGCCTGAGGTGGCGGTCACCGCTACAAACCCCACGACCAGGGCTGCAAGCATGGCACCGCCCCCTTCTGTGGTGAGTGGGTTCTCGAAAGATACGGGAAGTGAGCTTGCTATGGTGGTGTCGAGGAATAGTAAAGAACTGGTGGAGATCGTGAAAGAGGTCGATGAGTATTTTATTAAAGCTGCTGATGCTGGTAGCCAGCTCTCGTTGCTGTTAGAAGTTTCAAATTCCAATTTTCCTGCTCAAAGTAAATGAGTTATTTCTCTCtcattcttttccttttctttttccctcttAACATTTCTGGgtggggttttttttttccttgttgCAGGTAAAGTGTATAACTATGGTTGTAATCTGACTCCAACAACTTGGGCATGGAATCGAAATTCAAAAATGGAAGGAACTGGGAAGTTGGGAGGCGATAGGACGGGAGAAAATGGAAATGTAGGTGGTACTATTCTTAACAGTAGCCATTCTTCTACTATAGAGAGATTGTATGCTTGGGAGAAGAAATTATACGAAGAGGTCAAGGTACTAGATCCTGTTCCATGGTTAGAAAATTTGCAATGGCCTGATGAGTCAAAAAAAGTGATCTATAGTTTAAATCTGACTGCTCTTTTACTGGTGATTTGTTTAGACTGTGGAGACTATAAGGATGGAACATGAGAAGCGGGTGGCCCAATTGAGGAAGCTGGAGTTGAAGAGAGCTGACTATGTCAAGAATGAAAAGACTAAGAAAGAGGTTGAAAAATTAGAATCCCAAATGATGGTTTCTTCACAGGCCATTGAGACCATATCAGCGGAAATCATCAAACTGAGAGAGGCAGAGCTTTATCCTCAACTCCTGGACCTTGTAAACGGGTTAGTCTAGTTTTTTTATCACTTTGCTTCCACGTACTTGCTTCCCGATTGCCTTGAGCATCAATATGCTGCAGACACTAGCCCTCATGTCATCTTTCATAGAATGATATAGTTCATTTATTGTTTGAGATAGTACAGAAAAAGGCTATGTTTGGGAGTTGGgaccctctcttttttttttgtttccctcTCTTTTTGACTGATTTAGATGACAAGTGGAATCCATTTGTACTTTGCGTCCTATTGTATCAGGTTGAGAATGGTCACTAACTGAATAGTTTTAGTGGGGTCTCCATTTATAATTAACCTTAATCTTTGCTGATTCCTGTATTCCTCAGGAAGATAATCCTATGGTCCTAAttgtatgaaatttgaaaatttgggcATTCATGCAGCTAACGGATTGACCATATCGGGCTAATGCATGCTTATGGTTCCAGGTACTGCTTAAGTAATCTTAATCATCCATACGGATTCATATGATTCCAAGTTGGTTCCTATATACCATTGGTTCCCATTGGAGATTTATAGGATGTGAGGTTGTCCGCAGAAAACAATATGCTTTTTACCTAATTTGATGTCCTTAATTCTTTCTTTTAATCTGCAGTGGAGGGTTATTGTTTAAATAGTTTGTTCCTCACATTAACTCTGAATTGAGGGTTATTTCCTTGTGCAGGTTGATGTGGATGTGGAGAAGCATGTACGAAATTCACCAAGTTCACACACACATAGTTCAGCAGCTCAAGTACCTTAACTTTATGCCTTCTAACGAGCCAACATCTGAGATTCACAAGCAATCAACTCTCCAGCTCGAGCTTGAAGTCCAGCAGTGGCATTCTTCTTTCTGCAACTTAGTCAAGGCTCAACGAGACTACATTCAGTCCCTAGCAGGTTGGCTCCGGCTTAGCCTTTTCCAGTTCAGCAAAGACCCACTTTTAAGAAACAATGAGGAATCGAAAATTTACTCTTTTTGTGAAGAATGGCATCTTGCAATTGACAGAATTCCAGATAAGGTAGCGTCTGAAGGAATCAAGAGCTTCTTGACAGTAATCCATGCCATCGTGGTCCAGCAAGCAGAAGAGTATAAGCAAAAAAAGAAGGCAGATTCTGCTTTGAAAGATTTTGAGAAGAAGGCAGCAGAACTTAGATCACTGGAAAGTAAGTATGGCCCATTTTCCTCCATGCCTGAAATGAACAAGTACCCTGTTGTAGAAAAACGAACAAAGGTGGAAATGTTGAGAGCAAAGGCTGAAGAGGAGAAGAATAAACATGAGAAGTCAGCGAGTGTAACAAGAGCAATGACTTTAAACAACCTCCAAATGGGGTTTCCTCATGTCTTCCAGGCAATGGTAGGATATTCAAGTGTATGTATGCAAGCATTTGAATCTGTCTACAATCAAGCCAACGGTATTGATCAGGAACATGATGTGAAGAGAATACTTCCTTGAGAAAAGACTAACACTCTGGAATCAAAATGATGCTACCACTGATACGTGTTCGGTATTGGGATCAAAGTCCAGACACGGAAGAAAATTCCAGTCAAGTAGGAGTGTAGAATTGTATACCTTGTTTTATTTCGTCATTGGAAAGTGTTGAATGCTTTGCAAGTTTCTGTTTAAAACCCTTTTTTGTTTGCCTTTTGAATCATGaaattatgttttggtaatgaatTGCTCTGAGAGCAACCAAGTGAAGCACTTGTATTGCTTGAGATTACAAGAACATTTCCCTAGCATAGTTGAATAACTCCATAGCTGCAAAGTAGAGTCACCCTTCCAAAGGCTTGCATCTCATCCAATTCTTTTATACAACTGACTGTATCTGACAGGCATTAAATTGTTTTACAGCAGCAGTGAAAAGTGAAGAAGTTGCCTCAATAGAACCATGAGTTGTGGTGTGGCTGTTACTTACCTCATTTTTTTTAACCATGTTAGAAATTCAATTTTCATCTATAAGAATGAAGCACTCGTGACAAGGGATTAGCCGTTGCTATTGATGGTGGACACATTGATTCCAATTTTTTTCCTACTTTTCTattatttcatttccatttccattttcatttcattcattttttttcaatcaacTAAACATGCCCTTTAAATTGATATACTAcacacataaatatataattaaatataaaaataatttaatgtatttatttatttaaatatgtataattaaaccaaaataaaaattatataaatatttaaatcacaatcaaaatatattttatatatgattgctccaaattaaagtttatatattgaaatttattccttttaaaaattaactaaaaattaatccCCTGCATCATACATGACATTAGTAATTAATCTAGGTAAATTAGTAAGTAAATCATCGTGAGTATGACCACATCGGACGGTGTAAATCCCATTTTTAGACTTCTAGCAAAACAAAGGGCCTGATTAGAGTAGGGCATAGACATGCGTAGCACAGGATCACTTCGATCGAAAACGAGACTTGAAAGGCGTTAGGTTCACGAAACAAGTCAAAACAACCTCGATAACAATTAAGAAATTAAGAAACGTCTTAGTaagagaaaagaaagagcaaATTAAGATTCAGAAAAGATCAAAACAATAGGGACCGTAAAAATGATCGCAGATGGAGTCGAAGATGAAGAGAAATGGCTCGCCGCCGGCATCGCTGGCCTCCAACAGAACGCTTTCTACATGCATCGCGCTTTGGTAATTACCTTCTCAATTATTTTGTTACACCTTACTTGGTTGAACGGAAGTGAGGTTATCAGGGGAAATCCTTACCTGCTTTAATATTGTTACTTAATTTGACCGTAGAAGCCCTAATTTTTGCAAGATTGTGAAATTTTGGCGCCATGTTgattatttgtgattttgttagGATTCGAACAATATCAGAGATGCTTTGAAGTACTCTGCTCAGATGTTATCAGAACTTCGAACCTCAAGGCTTTCCCCTCACAAATACTACGAATTATGTTAGCTCTTCTCTCCTGATCTGATCTCGATCTTGCATTAGATTCATGAAGTGATTGGTAAATTCCGTTTTGAACTGCGATTTTGATTGTTTTTGGTTGATGGTACAGATATGCGAGCATTTGATGAATTGAGGAAGCTGGAGATGTTCTTTAAGGAAGAGACAAGGCGTGGTTGCTCTATTGTCGATCTGTATGAGCTAGTACAACATGCTGGCAATATATTGCCAAGATTGTAAGCACAACTAACATTCAAACTGTTTAATGCGTGCTTGATCACTTCAGCAAGTGTACCAATAGGCTTCAGGCTGTTTTGTTCTTGTGTAATTTATTTCAGCAAGCATATGCGGTGGATTTAAAGCTGCTTTTCTGTGTGTTATCGTATGGTAAATAGTTCTATGTTATTTAGGGAAATTTTAATTAACCTAGGTCCTATATATATGTACAATTAGCAAGAGCATCATCTTTGGTTCATCTGTAGGATGTGTGAAATGTTTCTTTTGGCACGTATATTGCATAACGGGGAAGCATGTTCAAGTagcataattattttattaacttgcTTGAGCAATTTCGTTTGAATTACCAAAAAATGAATATCTCTCGGTTTCACTTACGTGTACAATTTGTGTTTAACATGGTAAGCCTTGTGATCTATGTCAGGTATCTCCTCTGTACTGTAGGCTCTGTTTATATTAAATCCAAGGAAGCTCCTGCTAAGGATGTTCTTAAAGATCTTGTTGAAATGTGCCGTGGAATTCAGCATCCCGTACGTGGGCTCTTTCTTAGGAGTTACCTGGCTCAAGTTAGCAGGGATAAATTGCCTGACATAGGTTCTGAGTATGAAGGGTAAGAAATTAAGGTTTTCTTTCGTTTCAGGAAATGGAGGccatttttgtttctgttttctAAGAAATGGAAAATGTTGAAGAAAACatgtttggttgaaaattttaaaaatgatatttggaatatgaaatatgtggaaattagaaaacaataaaaagttgttttcattgttttccaaaaataagggattttaacCATTTTCGAAGAACCTGGGTCAGTTCATTTGAAGTTTAATGAAAATAAGGGATTTGATATTTAAATAGGGATTTTAACTTATCATTTTCCAtacttttttattgaaaaaagttCCACCATTTGTTTTTTATTATGGATTATCAGATCTGCTTAAAAAACTAAATCATTTTTTCAATGCATTATCAAACAACGCTTAATTTATGTTTTCTGCAATATCTTTTATGCTTGAATCCCCGTTTAtatcaaaaaaacaaaatttgagtTTATCCTCCATCATTTATGCACTATTTTATCTTGGCATGCTACTTTCTCACTGGAACTATGGTTACCAAATTGATTCACTAAATTATTGATCATGTTAATCCTGCTATGATTTT is part of the Gossypium hirsutum isolate 1008001.06 chromosome D11, Gossypium_hirsutum_v2.1, whole genome shotgun sequence genome and encodes:
- the LOC107912022 gene encoding Protein ALTERED PHOSPHATE STARVATION RESPONSE 1-like (The RefSeq protein has 2 frameshifts compared to this genomic sequence), which encodes MGCWYSRIDREEIVSRCKARKRYMKQLVKARQTLGASHSMYLRSLRGTGSALLQFSSNETTTHSHHHTTPPPQQPALPPPMSPSSDTWTSANTASPVLPPPSPPQSSNWDFWDPFVPATESRSATEEEWEASTSVPEVAVTATNPTTRAASMAPPPSVVSGFSKDTGSELAMVVSRNSKELVEIVKEVDEYFIKAADAGSQLSLLLEVSNSNFPAQSKMSYFSLILFLFFFPLNISGWGFFFFLVAGKVYNYGCNLTPTTWAWNRNSKMEGTGKLGGDRTGENGNVGGTILNSSHSSTIERLYAWEKKLYEEVKTVETIRMEHEKRVAQLRKLELKRADYVKNEKTKKEVEKLESQMMVSSQAIETISAEIIKLREAELYPQLLDLVNGLMWMWRSMYEIHQVHTHIVQQLKYLNFMPSNEPTSEIHKQSTLQLELEVQQWHSSFCNLVKAQRDYIQSLAGWLRLSLFQFSKDPLLRNNEESKIYSFCEEWHLAIDRIPDKVASEGIKSFLTVIHAIVVQQAEEYKQKKKADSALKDFEKKAAELRSLESKYGPFSSMPEMNKYPVVEKRTKVEMLRAKAEEEKNKHEKSASVTRAMTLNNLQMGFPHVFQAMVGYSSVCMQAFESVYNQANGIDQEHDVKRILP